The following proteins come from a genomic window of Meles meles chromosome 1, mMelMel3.1 paternal haplotype, whole genome shotgun sequence:
- the LOC123925115 gene encoding olfactory receptor 2A12-like: MQDLLGGNHSSLTEFILLGFSHNKEINVILFSVFFFLYLITLLGNGLIITLIRMDSRLHTPMYFFLSVLSIMDMGYVTTTVPQMLVHLVCKKKTISYIGCVAQMYIFLMLGITESWLFAIMAYDRYVAICHPLRYKVIMSPLLCGSMVAFCGFWGISCALIYTVSAMILPYCGPNEINHFFCEVPAVLKLACADTSLNDQVDFILGFILLLVPLSFIIVVYINIFAAILRIRSAQGRLKAFSTCASHIIVVTMFSIPCMVMYMRPGSESSPEEDKKLALFYNIISAFLNPIIYSLRNKDVKRAFLKVTGWGKAPE, from the coding sequence ATGCAAGACTTGCTCGGGGGAAACCATAGCTCTCTTACTGAGTTtattcttttaggattttctcatAACAAAGAGATAAATGTTATTCTATTCagtgtcttcttcttcctctacctcaTCACCCTTCTGGGCAATGGGCTCATTATCACCTTGATACGCATGGACTCCCGCCTCCACACACCTATGTACTTTTTCCTCAGTGTCCTATCCATTATGGATATGGGCTATGTCACCACCACGGTGCCCCAGATGCTGGTACACTTGGTTTGCAAGAAGAAGACCATCTCTTACATTGGATGTGTGGCCCAAATGTACATATTCTTGATGCTAGGAATCACTGAGTCTTGGCTCTTCGCAATCATGGCTTATGACAGGTATGTGGCCATTTGCCATCCCCTGAGGTATAAAGTCATCATGAGCCCTTTGCTATGTGGGTCAATGGTGGCCTTCTGTGGATTCTGGGGTATCAGCTGTGCCCTGATATACACTGTCTCTGCTATGATTCTTCCCTATTGTGGTCCCAATGAGATCAATCACTTCTTCTGTGAAGTACCTGCAGTCTTAAAGTTAGCCTGTGCAGACACATCTCTCAACGATCAGGTGGACTTCATCTTGGGCTTCATCCTTCTCTTGGTTCCACTCTCCTTCATCATCGTTGTCTATATCAATATTTTTGCTGCCATTTTGAGGATTCGTTCAGCCCAAGGGCGGCTCAAGGCCTTTTCCACCTGTGCCTCCCACATCATTGTGGTCACCATGTTCTCCATACCATGTATGGTTATGTACATGAGACCTGGTTCTGAGTCTTCCCCAGAAGAGGACAAGAAGTTGGCTCTATTCTACAACATCATCTCTGCTTTCCTCAACCCCATCATATATAGTCTTAGGAACAAAGATGTGAAGAGGGCTTTCCTCAAAGTGACTGGCTGGGGCAAAGCACCAGAATGA